One Thalassotalea hakodatensis DNA segment encodes these proteins:
- the glnK gene encoding P-II family nitrogen regulator — MKLISAIVKPFKLDDVREAISEIGVEGLTVSEVKGFGRQKGHTELYRGAEYQVDFLPKVKLEVAVNDDQVERLVEAISKSAYTGKIGDGKIFVYNLEQAVRIRTGETDVEAL; from the coding sequence ATGAAATTAATAAGCGCAATAGTTAAACCCTTCAAGCTCGATGATGTTCGTGAGGCGATTTCTGAAATCGGCGTTGAAGGTTTAACCGTAAGTGAAGTAAAGGGTTTTGGTCGTCAAAAAGGTCATACAGAACTCTATCGTGGAGCAGAGTATCAGGTCGATTTTCTGCCAAAAGTAAAACTTGAAGTTGCGGTAAATGACGATCAAGTAGAACGCTTAGTGGAGGCGATTAGCAAATCAGCTTACACAGGTAAAATAGGTGACGGCAAGATATTTGTTTACAACCTTGAGCAAGCCGTGCGAATTCGTACGGGTGAAACTGATGTAGAAGCACTTTAG
- a CDS encoding HDOD domain-containing protein: MEALDYAEKANEVFVLSDSFIRIKQLIDDEASTIDDIADVILLDPALAGTILKLANSSFFNYPGKIDTISKAVLVLGITEVYNLVIAYFTTKAFKEVKAEPEFLEAFWENSVDCALIIKYLGFQLKVPNAERLFILGLMHNLGELVMQQFAPEQVKKARQVASNELPWQKQRDIFGFTFADCTGELLKLWQLPYSLIEPIRFQDEENFEHCTMETKLLFIAKRIMLMNHQCQQHEQTMILTEEKMQEMMLKADNVNAANNFCDMERLAILAILKPSAAMIY, from the coding sequence ATGGAAGCATTAGATTACGCTGAAAAAGCCAATGAAGTATTCGTTTTATCTGATTCATTTATCAGGATAAAACAACTTATTGATGATGAAGCCTCTACTATAGATGATATAGCGGATGTCATTTTATTGGATCCTGCTTTAGCAGGCACAATTTTAAAGTTAGCCAATAGTTCTTTTTTTAATTACCCCGGTAAAATTGATACAATTTCCAAAGCGGTTTTAGTGCTTGGTATTACCGAAGTGTATAATCTTGTCATTGCGTATTTTACCACTAAGGCATTTAAAGAGGTTAAAGCTGAACCTGAATTTCTAGAGGCGTTTTGGGAAAATAGCGTTGATTGCGCGTTAATTATTAAATACTTAGGCTTCCAATTAAAAGTGCCTAATGCTGAGCGGCTATTCATTTTAGGGCTAATGCATAATTTAGGTGAATTAGTGATGCAGCAATTTGCACCCGAACAGGTAAAAAAAGCAAGGCAGGTAGCCTCAAATGAACTACCGTGGCAAAAACAGCGTGATATATTTGGTTTTACCTTTGCAGACTGTACAGGCGAATTATTAAAATTATGGCAGCTTCCGTATAGCTTAATTGAGCCAATACGCTTTCAAGACGAGGAAAACTTCGAACATTGTACCATGGAAACTAAACTGCTGTTTATCGCTAAACGAATCATGTTGATGAACCATCAGTGCCAACAACATGAACAAACCATGATACTCACGGAAGAAAAAATGCAAGAGATGATGTTAAAAGCTGATAACGTAAACGCGGCGAATAACTTTTGCGATATGGAGAGATTAGCCATTCTCGCTATTTTAAAACCTAGCGCAGCCATGATTTATTAA
- a CDS encoding GIY-YIG nuclease family protein, whose protein sequence is MPSATWFVYFLRCADNSLYAGVTTDLARRVHEHNQTAKGAKYTRVRRPVSLAYAEPAAHRKEACQREYYLRKLSKKQKEQLVAQFTLEKEVQV, encoded by the coding sequence ATGCCCTCAGCAACATGGTTCGTTTATTTTTTACGCTGCGCAGATAATAGCTTGTATGCCGGAGTCACAACTGATCTAGCACGGCGAGTACACGAACATAACCAAACAGCGAAAGGCGCAAAATATACACGTGTACGCCGCCCAGTAAGTTTAGCTTATGCAGAGCCTGCAGCACATCGAAAGGAAGCTTGTCAGCGGGAGTACTACCTTCGTAAACTATCAAAAAAACAAAAAGAGCAGTTAGTGGCACAATTTACACTTGAAAAAGAGGTACAAGTGTAA
- a CDS encoding DUF2797 domain-containing protein — MQIPAGPLKKMTAQLSEQGNVNYQLPIGDNALPLNDVIGHHLTLTFQQHISCQHCGRKTKKSYSQGFCFPCMQKLAQCDMCIMKPETCHFHLGTCREPEWGERNCFMPHYVYLANTSGVKVGITRETQIPTRWIDQGATQALPIFKVSSRLQSGLVEIALAQHIADKTNWRAMLKGETKNVDLQQVAQELKPLIRDKLAELQLNYGEEAIEELEHSVVDLSFPVTQYPTKVSSFNFDKHQEVSGILQGIKGQYLIFDTGVINIRKFTSYHVEAKVG, encoded by the coding sequence ATGCAAATACCCGCAGGCCCGTTAAAAAAAATGACGGCACAGCTCTCTGAACAAGGCAATGTTAACTATCAGTTACCCATTGGTGATAATGCCTTACCGTTAAATGATGTGATTGGTCATCATCTTACTCTTACTTTTCAGCAGCATATTAGTTGCCAACACTGTGGCCGAAAAACGAAAAAAAGCTACTCTCAAGGTTTTTGTTTTCCTTGTATGCAGAAATTAGCACAATGCGATATGTGTATTATGAAGCCAGAAACTTGTCATTTTCATTTAGGTACTTGCAGAGAGCCTGAATGGGGAGAAAGAAATTGTTTTATGCCTCATTATGTTTACTTAGCAAATACTTCTGGTGTTAAGGTGGGTATTACCCGTGAAACACAAATTCCGACACGTTGGATTGATCAAGGTGCGACGCAGGCACTGCCTATTTTTAAGGTCAGTTCTCGTCTTCAGTCAGGTTTAGTTGAGATAGCGCTAGCTCAGCATATCGCTGATAAAACAAATTGGCGAGCAATGCTCAAGGGCGAAACAAAGAATGTTGATTTACAACAGGTCGCGCAAGAGCTAAAACCGTTAATTCGGGATAAATTAGCCGAATTACAATTGAATTATGGGGAAGAAGCCATTGAAGAGTTGGAACATTCAGTGGTAGATTTATCATTTCCTGTCACACAATATCCAACTAAAGTGTCTTCTTTCAATTTTGATAAACATCAAGAAGTTAGTGGTATTTTACAAGGGATAAAAGGACAGTACCTTATCTTTGATACTGGGGTGATTAATATTCGTAAATTTACCTCGTACCATGTTGAAGCTAAAGTAGGATAA
- a CDS encoding DUF3581 family protein has translation MYLENYCHIDNGKISFSREQASNFAKNIADDFNPLHDIEAKRFCVPGDLLFALNLETSGLSQEMKFTFSGMVSDGISLTFPSDINEKAAIVDDNGKEYLTIEASGECTKDAKTIAALTSAYVEFSGHTFPHILVELMKQNQVMINPTRPMVMYESMTIHLNSLSFKNVKLSLADSKLSLEGKRGVADLIFNLYDGDTIIGHGKKHMLLSGLRPYEQDVIDNIVQLYIDKKQQHIKS, from the coding sequence ATGTATTTAGAAAATTATTGCCATATTGATAACGGCAAAATCAGTTTTAGCCGAGAGCAGGCAAGCAACTTTGCCAAAAATATTGCCGATGATTTTAATCCTTTGCATGACATAGAAGCCAAAAGATTCTGTGTGCCTGGCGATCTATTATTTGCCTTAAACTTAGAAACTTCTGGTTTATCTCAAGAAATGAAATTTACCTTTTCAGGGATGGTTTCAGACGGTATATCTCTAACCTTTCCTAGTGACATCAATGAAAAAGCAGCAATCGTTGATGATAATGGCAAAGAGTATTTAACCATTGAAGCCAGCGGTGAATGCACTAAAGATGCTAAAACAATTGCAGCCTTAACCTCAGCTTATGTTGAATTTTCAGGGCATACTTTTCCGCACATTCTGGTTGAGTTAATGAAGCAAAACCAAGTGATGATCAATCCTACTCGTCCAATGGTCATGTATGAAAGTATGACAATACACCTAAACTCATTGTCGTTTAAAAACGTAAAATTGTCTTTAGCAGACTCAAAGCTTTCATTAGAAGGTAAGCGTGGTGTTGCTGATTTAATTTTTAATTTATACGATGGCGACACTATCATTGGTCATGGCAAAAAACACATGCTTCTTAGCGGTTTACGCCCTTATGAACAAGACGTGATTGATAACATTGTGCAGTTATATATTGACAAAAAGCAACAGCATATCAAATCTTAA